Proteins found in one Triticum aestivum cultivar Chinese Spring chromosome 4D, IWGSC CS RefSeq v2.1, whole genome shotgun sequence genomic segment:
- the LOC123097270 gene encoding uncharacterized protein has product MGTPHSKPTEQTTSSHVPPGPMEGTNVDDSNEGIIPVADDVDKIYPRSPGVHITPSERMIFETDGDSTYDTPGPMEGTNVDDSNEGVIHVADNVHKIYPSSPGVHITPSEWMILEQTDCERTYVHQPSHLITDNHPISFLYTVDSLPDLSNLTKELASMQRDNEEKRPQNVPRHPLSDITNAYQPSSMDLDEKRELIKARRRAAYQKKKEEPIVKQQDENLSALTISDVQNVTLSPLGDIANGCQPTSVDLDEKKEQINARRRAAYRKKKEEATFKQQDGNLSSLTISDMQNVPLLPLGDITNGCQPTSVDLDEKKEQIKARRRAAYRKKKEEAASKQQDENLAALTKSDIQNVPLLPLGDITNGCQPTSVDLDEKKEQIKARRRAAYRKKKEEAATKQQDENLPALTKSANPTTSSYTSWSYDDAPLPPSTASGVIHDKKQARRQNDKERKRNLRLRDGQREQENAQRRADYRKNVDNGTIDLQQKNQNQREWRMQHRESMTSDEKGESSAQRKAKYAAKKNTLCAESIAMPRPDLTSTMSDSHAAPDFRSTSVCLDGGPAMSMPTYPVGTDGIMREDRAPTVKAAPTYIRNIETDGAYLSRTLGDGAVDGNLSKINEHLTSADQQTSHPLTIADNGADQQRHESKTQPRTRERSCKGSMAAKKCQEKIGKRKSCTKVPRGERNALLDRRNESFAGRVKTPTVRSISIPEMSSTGQPTVVEAHGASTSSSTPEYTIRSENDMDAYLSRLMNDNVNPDNLFDDEYYLFAAEGSDADDMEHDELEDSSHNSYVDHDPLDYVYSNLPDHTHILKHAANCVHCKAKKFVSEASGFCCRSGQIERKQPELMRLWSSMDADSRHFRENIRFFNGHFSFTTLGVSLDESYTNMKSGVYTFRAHGTIYHNVHSFGPTSRPEHLQLYF; this is encoded by the exons ATGGGGACTCCACACAGCAAGCCAACGGAACAGACGACCTCATCACATGTACCTCCAG GCCCGATGGAGGGGACAAATGTTGACGACTCTAACGAAGGGATTATACCCGTAGCCGACGATGTTGACAAAATTTACCCACGTAGTCCAG GAGTCCATATTACTCCCTCGGAACGGATGATATTTGAGACCGATGGTGATAGCACATATGATACACCAG GCCCGATGGAGGGGACAAATGTTGACGACTCTAACGAAGGGGTTATACATGTAGCCGACAATGTTCACAAGATTTACCCAAGTAGTCCAG GAGTCCATATTACTCCCTCGGAATGGATGATACTTGAACAGACCGATTGTGAAAGGACATATGTTCATCAACCTTCCCATCTGATTACGG ACAACCACCCAATCTCATTCCTATATACTGTAGATTCGTTGCCAGATCTCAGTAATCTGACAAAAGAACTAGCTAGCATGCAACGTGATAACGAGGAAAAGAGGCCGCAGAATGTTCCACGCCATCCTCTCAGTGATATCACTAATGCTTATCAACCATCCTCTATGGACCTTGACGAAAAAAGAGAGCTGATAAAAGCTCGGAGGCGAGCTGCTTatcaaaagaaaaaagaagagcCTATCGTCAAGCAACAAGATGAAAATCTGTCTGCCCTTACGATATCAG ATGTGCAAAATGTTACCCTGTCCCCTCTCGGTGATATCGCTAATGGGTGTCAACCTACCTCGGTGGACCTTGACGAGAAAAAAGAGCAAATAAATGCTCGGAGGCGAGCTGCTTATCGAAAGAAGAAAGAGGAGGCTACCTTCAAGCAACAAGATGGAAATTTGTCTTCCCTTACGATATCAG ATATGCAAAATGTACCCCTGTTACCTCTCGGTGATATCACTAATGGGTGTCAACCAACCTCGGTGGACCTTGACGAGAAAAAAGAGCAAATAAAGGCTCGGAGGCGAGCTGCTTATCGAAAGAAAAAAGAGGAGGCAGCCAGCAAGCAACAAGATGAAAATCTGGCTGCCCTTACGAAATCAG ATATCCAAAATGTTCCCCTGTTACCTCTCGGTGATATCACTAATGGGTGTCAACCAACCTCGGTGGACCTTGATGAGAAAAAAGAGCAAATAAAGGCTCGGAGGCGAGCTGCTTATCGAAAGAAAAAAGAGGAGGCAGCCACCAAGCAACAAGATGAAAATCTGCCTGCCCTTACGAAATCAG CCAACCCAACAACGTCTAGCTATACATCATGGTCATATGATGATGCCCCATTGCCTCCTTCAACTGCATCTGGTGTCATTCATGATAAAAAACAAGCTAGGCGTCAAAATGATAAAGAACGCAAGCGTAACTTAAGGTTAAGGGACGGGCAAAGGGAGCAGGAAAATGCGCAGAGGCGAGCAGATTATCGGAAGAATGTGGATAACGGAACGATCGATCTTCAACAAAAAAATCAAAATCAAAGAGAATGGCGCATGCAACACCGAGAAAGCATGACTTCTGATGAGAAGGGCGAGTCGAGTGCTCAGAGAAAGGCAAAGTATGCTGCAAAGAAAAACACTCTGTGTGCTGAATCGATCGCAATGCCGCGTCCAGATCTAACTAGCACAATGTCTGACTCTCACGCAGCACCTGACTTTCGGTCCACATCTGTGTGTCTAGATGGGGGCCCTGCAATGAGTATGCCGACGTACCCTGTCGGTACCGACG GCATCATGCGGGAGGATCGTGCTCCTACCGTCAAGGCAGCCCCCACATACATTCGTAACATCGAAACCGATG GTGCCTATCTAAGCAGAACCTTAGGTGATGGTGCTGTAGATGGCAACCTCAGCAAAATCAATGAGCACCTAACAAGTGCCGACCAGCAAACCAGTCATCCGCTAACAATAGCGGATAATGGAGCTGACCAGCAGAGGCATGAGTCCAAAACTCAGCCTAGGACGAGAGAGCGATCTTGCAAGGGAAGTATGGCGGCGAAGAAGTGTCAGGAGAAAATTGGCAAGCGGAAATCATGTACGAAGGTGCCACGTGGTGAGAGGAACGCTCTGCTAGATCGTCGTAATGAAAGCTTTGCGGGTAGGGTGAAGACCCCAACCGTCAGGTCCATCTCCATACCGGAAATGAGCTCAACTGGACAACCTACCGTAGTTGAAGCACACGGTGCCTCAACCTCATCTAGCACGCCGGAGTACACGATCAGAAGTGAAA ACGACATGGACGCTTACCTTAGTCGTCTCATGAATGATAATGTCAACCCTGACAACCTCTTTGACGATGAGTATTACCTGTTTGCTGCTGAAG GCTCAGATGCTGATGACATGGAGCACGACGAATTGGAAGACTCAAGTCACAATAGCTATGTCGACCATGATCCATTGGACTATGTCTACTCAAACCTCCCAGACCACACACACATCCTGAAGCATGCCGCGAACTGCGTTCACTGCAAGGCCAAGAAGTTTGTGTCTGAGGCCTCGGGATTCTGCTGTCGCAGTGGGCAGATCGAGCGGAAGCAACCGGAGCTAATGAGGCTTTGGTCTAGCATGGATGCGGACTCAAGGCATTTTCGGGAGAACATACGGTTCTTCAACGGCCACTTCTCCTTCACAACCCTCGGCGTCAGCCTCGATGAAAGCTACACAAACATGAAGTCTGGGGTGTACACGTTTCGGGCGCACGGCACCATCTACCACAACGTTCATTCCTTCGGGCCAACATCCCGTCCAGAGCATCTACAGTTGTACTTCTAA